ACATCCGTATCTGCGGCATGGACAATTAAATGATCCAGATTGGTTTCCAGAACCTCCGCCGCCATCTGCGCCAAAATGGTATCGCTTCCCGTGCCCATATCGGTAGAGCCTAAAAGCAAAGTGTAATTTCCATCGTCATTAAGGCGGATTTCCGCCGATGCCGTATCAATACCGGCAATACCGGATCCCTGCATGGTTACCGCCATACCTACAGCACGCAGGGTATCCCCAAAATCGCGTACCGGATATTTTTCTTCCCAACCGATGAGTTTCTTGCCGGTAGCAATGCATTGGTCCAGCGTCGAACTAGCCAGCACCTTGCCCTTATAGATGGGGGAATAATCCCCTTGGCGAATCAGATTTTTTTGCCGCAATTCCACCGGATCTATCTTTAGTCTGGCCGCCAGCAGATTGACCGCCGACTCTTGGGCGAAGGTCCCCTGCGTCGCTCCATAGCCGCGCAAAGCGCCCCCAGGCAGCTTGTTCGTATACACAACCTGCCCCATGAAACGAACCGCTTTGGCTTTGTGATACATAGGCAGCGTCTTTTCCCCCACAACGGAAAAGGTGGTGGGCGCATGCTCGCCGTAAGCGCCGCCATCAGAAAGGCCCTGAATGTCCACCGCCCGGATGGTTCCATCTTCATCCGCCCCCAGGCGCACGGTCAAGCGCATGGCATGACGGCTGTTCGTACAACTGAACGTTTCCGTGCGGCTGTAAACAATAAGCGCCGCCTTGCCGGTACGTTTGGTCACCGCCGCCACGAACATCTCCACCGCTCCGGTCTGCTTGCCCCCAAAGCCGCCGCCAATGCGCGGCTTGATGACGCGAATGCGGCTGGCCGGCATTTCCAAAGCCCTTGCCATGTGCCGTCGCACATGAAACGGAATCTGCGTCGAGCTGACAATGGTCAACCGCCCTGCATGATCCAGGTAGCTATAGGCGCGATACGTTTCCATCATGCCATGCGCCTGAGCCTGGGTATAGTAGGTTTCCTCCACCACTACCGGACACCGGGCCAATTCGGCTTCCACATCGCCGTATTCGTTCTTGTGGGTGCAAATAATATTTTTCTCCCGCTCCATGCCAATAGGAAAATTGCAGTGCAAATTGTCTTCTGGATGCACCACATTGGCATGTCCGGCAGCAGCTTCAAAGTCCAGTACCGGCTCCAGCACTTCATATTCCACGCGAATGAGCT
This genomic window from uncultured Anaeromusa sp. contains:
- a CDS encoding molybdopterin cofactor-binding domain-containing protein — encoded protein: MKVVGQSLPKIDALPIATGQPVYTEDMAPSQALVVKVLHSPHAFARLRQVDVSLALKIPGVACVLTHQDVPQGRFTLAGQSYPEPSPYDRRILDEYVRYVGDAVAIVAAGDEKTAEKALQLIRVEYEVLEPVLDFEAAAGHANVVHPEDNLHCNFPIGMEREKNIICTHKNEYGDVEAELARCPVVVEETYYTQAQAHGMMETYRAYSYLDHAGRLTIVSSTQIPFHVRRHMARALEMPASRIRVIKPRIGGGFGGKQTGAVEMFVAAVTKRTGKAALIVYSRTETFSCTNSRHAMRLTVRLGADEDGTIRAVDIQGLSDGGAYGEHAPTTFSVVGEKTLPMYHKAKAVRFMGQVVYTNKLPGGALRGYGATQGTFAQESAVNLLAARLKIDPVELRQKNLIRQGDYSPIYKGKVLASSTLDQCIATGKKLIGWEEKYPVRDFGDTLRAVGMAVTMQGSGIAGIDTASAEIRLNDDGNYTLLLGSTDMGTGSDTILAQMAAEVLETNLDHLIVHAADTDVSPFDPGSYASSTTYVTGMAVKLAAEELRGKMLTQAAKLLEADGTQISFDGAKFWSEDGKRRLTVAKLAERLALGVGCQQLTGQGTYGSPTSPPPFVAGFAEVEIDKATGKVTPIDFVAVVDCGTVINPALARVQTEGGVVQGIGMALYEEVRYTGQGRLETCNFMQYKIPCRKDVGNVRVAFEPSYEPTGPFGAKSIGEAVINTPAPAIAHAVFNATGVQLTQLPLTPEKVLSALLTKKRG